The following are encoded together in the Juglans microcarpa x Juglans regia isolate MS1-56 chromosome 2D, Jm3101_v1.0, whole genome shotgun sequence genome:
- the LOC121249291 gene encoding uncharacterized protein LOC121249291, protein MGAPDLQFSSLSCKLSIIQAKNVEFKSKGTLFVRCYLSAGNNKRIRLNSREISCRSFLSWNESLLLDCVGTQDSMGDLMQENLVFELRWRNKVPVLGRIVRSKLLGRGEIPWKEVFKSPKMEMEKFYWVTMIPTSGEVLVEDVELPKLQVGMKVQVPAMAENDRRRITNGKAKKWDDCGCGCKDGRGCSCRDYDVFALAAALEAF, encoded by the coding sequence ATGGGTGCTCCTGATCTGCAGTTTTCTTCTCTTAGCTGTAAATTAAGTATCATTCAAGCAAAAAACGTGGAATTCAAGTCCAAGGGTACCCTCTTTGTTAGATGCTATCTTTCTGCAGGAAACAACAAAAGAATTCGGCTTAACAGCCGAGAAATCTCCTGCAGGTCCTTCCTCTCTTGGAACGAGTCCTTATTGTTGGATTGCGTTGGTACCCAAGACTCCATGGGAGACCTAATGCAAGAAAACTTGGTTTTCGAGCTCCGGTGGAGGAACAAAGTGCCTGTTCTTGGGAGAATCGTTAGATCCAAACTCTTGGGGAGGGGAGAGATTCCATGGAAAGAAGTCTTCAAGTCACCAAAGATGGAAATGGAGAAGTTCTACTGGGTCACGATGATTCCCACCAGTGGAGAAGTGCTTGTTGAAGATGTCGAGCTACCTAAGCTGCAAGTGGGGATGAAAGTTCAAGTTCCTGCAATGGCCGAAAATGATAGAAGGAGAATAACCAATGGGAAGGCTAAGAAATGGGACGATTGTGGGTGTGGGTGCAAAGATGGTCGCGGTTGTAGTTGTCGAGATTACGATGTTTTTGCACTAGCGGCTGCTTTGGAGGCGTTTTAG
- the LOC121248529 gene encoding annexin D2-like translates to MATLRVPEVVPSPSEDAEQLRKAFQGWGTNEDLIVSILAHRNAAQRKLIRQVYAETYGEDLLKALDKELSSDFERIILLWTLDPAERDAFLANEATKRLTSNNGVLVEIACTRSSHDLFMVRQAYHARFKKSLEEDVAYHTSGDFRKLLVPLVSSFRYEGDEVNMMLAKSEAKILHEKISEKSYSHEELIRILTTRSKAQLNATLNHYNNEFGNVITKDLEADPEDEYLKLLRAAIQCLTYPAKYFEEVLRLGINKMGTDEWALTRVVATRVEVDMERIKEEYYRRNSIPLDRAIAKDASGEYEKMLLALIGHVDA, encoded by the exons atggcgACCCTTAGAGTACCAGAAGTGGTTCCTTCACCATCCGAGGACGCCGAGCAGCTACGAAAGGCTTTTCAAG GATGGGGAACCAATGAGGACTTGATCGTATCCATCTTGGCTCATAGGAATGCAGCTCAGAGGAAGTTGATCAGGCAGGTCTATGCTGAAACTTATGGGGAAGATCTTCTGAAAGCACTAGACAAAGAACTTTCAAGTGACTTTGAG AGGATTATACTGCTATGGACTCTGGATCCTGCGGAGCGTGATGCTTTTTTGGCTAATGAAGCAACTAAGAGGTTGACTTCCAACAATGGGGTTCTCGTGGAAATTGCTTGTACTAGGTCTTCTCATGACCTCTTTATGGTAAGGCAGGCATATCATGCTCGTTTTAAGAAATCTCTTGAAGAAGATGTTGCATATCATACATCTGGAGATTTTCGCAAG CTTTTGGTTCCCCTTGTGAGTTCATTCCGATATGAGGGGGATGAAGTGAACATGATGTTGGCAAAATCGGAGGCAAAGATACTTCATGAGAAGATCTCTGAGAAATCTTACAGTCACGAGGAGCTCATCCGAATTCTGACTACAAGGAGTAAAGCACAGCTGAATGCGACACTGAATCACTATAACAATGAGTTTGGAAATGTTATCACCAAG GACTTGGAGGCTGATCCTGAAGATGAGTACCTGAAATTACTGAGAGCAGCAATTCAGTGCTTAACCTACCCTGCAAAATATTTTGAGGAGGTTCTAAGGCTGGGAATAAACAAGATGGGGACAGATGAATGGGCTCTTACAAGAGTGGTCGCCACACGAGTGGAGGTTGACATGGAACGGATCAAAGAAGAATACTATAGGAGGAATAGCATTCCTCTGGATCGTGCAATTGCCAAAGACGCTTCTGGAGAGTATGAGAAGATGCTTCTGGCATTGATTGGACATGTGGATGCATGA
- the LOC121248528 gene encoding TLD domain-containing protein 2-like isoform X1, with protein sequence MKGEKYQKMGRQQYSLRKKAVHFVTDIATVFLNPISDKPSKPQPPPPPPAAEDASEMERSQQESTSEESSGDIVDGPDTSSFTAFLYSLLSSSESGDNKKSDEQNDEVESGDLQSDPVMKESSGKRSLFYRGKHSLSRAIYKAARISGYRNQDHKDDSKANVDGNDAEFAGVEMRHMENEKESVDLVKVPDISEPSLLFSEKSRRVLYASLPALVQGRQWLLLYSTWRHGKSLSTLYRRSKLWPGLSLLVVGDRKGAVFGGLVEAPLRPTSERKYQGSNSTFVFTTKSGDPVIFRPTGLNRYFTLCSNEFLALGGGGHFALYLDGDLLNGSSSVSETYGNPCLAQSEDFEVKEVELWGFVYASKHEEILSLSRMEAPGICRW encoded by the exons ATGAAAGGGGAAAAG tatcaGAAGATGGGTAGACAACAGTACTCGCTGCGGAAAAAAGCAGTTCACTTTGTGACCGATATCGCCACCGTCTTCCTCAACCCCATCTCTGATAAGCCCTCCAAACCTcaacctcctcctcctcctccagccGCT GAAGATGCTAGCGAGATGGAAAGAAGTCAACAAGAGTCAACTAGTGAAGAGAGTTCTGGGGACATAGTTGATGGGCCAGATACTTCGTCTTTTACAGCATTTCTTTACTCTCTGTTGTCATCCTCCGAGTCTGGAGATAATAAAAAGTCAGATGAACAGAATGACGAAGTAGAATCAGGTGACCTACAATCTGACCCTGTAATGAAAGAAAGCAGTGGGAAGAGAAGCTTATTTTACAGGGGGAAACATTCGCTCAGTAGAGCTATTTACAAGGCTGCAAGGATCAGTGGCTATCGAAATCAAGATCACAAGGATGACTCGAAGGCGAATGTTGATGGGAATGATGCTGAATTTGCTGGAGTTGAGATGAGACATatggaaaatgagaaagagTCTGTGGACTTGGTTAAAGTCCCAGACATCTCTGAACCTTCATTGCTTTTTTCAGAGAAAAGTAGAAGGGTGCTATATGCTTCGCTTCCAGCACTTGTTCAGGGGAGGCAATGGTTATTGCTCTATAG TACATGGAGGCATGGCAAATCACTTTCAACCCTATACAGAAGGAGCAAGCTTTGGCCTGGACTCAGTTTGCTG GTGGTTGGGGACCGTAAAGGTGCAGTATTTGGTGGCTTGGTTGAGGCACCCCTAAGACCAACCAGTGAGAGAAAATATCAG GGAAGCAATAGTACATTTGTTTTCACGACTAAATCCGGTGATCCTGTTATATTCCGCCCCACAG GTTTAAATCGCTATTTCACTCTTTGCTCCAATGAATTTCTGGCATTGGGTGGAGGTGGACACTTTGCACTGTATTTGGATGGTGATCT ATTGAACGGATCAAGTTCTGTTTCAGAAACATATGGTAATCCTTGTCTTGCACAATCCGAAGACTTTGAAGTGAAGGAAGTTGAG TTGTGGGGCTTTGTATATGCTTCAAAGCATGAGGAAATACTTTCTTTAAGCCGAATGGAGGCTCCTGGGATTTGCCGTTGGTAA
- the LOC121248528 gene encoding TLD domain-containing protein 2-like isoform X2 — MERSQQESTSEESSGDIVDGPDTSSFTAFLYSLLSSSESGDNKKSDEQNDEVESGDLQSDPVMKESSGKRSLFYRGKHSLSRAIYKAARISGYRNQDHKDDSKANVDGNDAEFAGVEMRHMENEKESVDLVKVPDISEPSLLFSEKSRRVLYASLPALVQGRQWLLLYSTWRHGKSLSTLYRRSKLWPGLSLLVVGDRKGAVFGGLVEAPLRPTSERKYQGSNSTFVFTTKSGDPVIFRPTGLNRYFTLCSNEFLALGGGGHFALYLDGDLLNGSSSVSETYGNPCLAQSEDFEVKEVELWGFVYASKHEEILSLSRMEAPGICRW; from the exons ATGGAAAGAAGTCAACAAGAGTCAACTAGTGAAGAGAGTTCTGGGGACATAGTTGATGGGCCAGATACTTCGTCTTTTACAGCATTTCTTTACTCTCTGTTGTCATCCTCCGAGTCTGGAGATAATAAAAAGTCAGATGAACAGAATGACGAAGTAGAATCAGGTGACCTACAATCTGACCCTGTAATGAAAGAAAGCAGTGGGAAGAGAAGCTTATTTTACAGGGGGAAACATTCGCTCAGTAGAGCTATTTACAAGGCTGCAAGGATCAGTGGCTATCGAAATCAAGATCACAAGGATGACTCGAAGGCGAATGTTGATGGGAATGATGCTGAATTTGCTGGAGTTGAGATGAGACATatggaaaatgagaaagagTCTGTGGACTTGGTTAAAGTCCCAGACATCTCTGAACCTTCATTGCTTTTTTCAGAGAAAAGTAGAAGGGTGCTATATGCTTCGCTTCCAGCACTTGTTCAGGGGAGGCAATGGTTATTGCTCTATAG TACATGGAGGCATGGCAAATCACTTTCAACCCTATACAGAAGGAGCAAGCTTTGGCCTGGACTCAGTTTGCTG GTGGTTGGGGACCGTAAAGGTGCAGTATTTGGTGGCTTGGTTGAGGCACCCCTAAGACCAACCAGTGAGAGAAAATATCAG GGAAGCAATAGTACATTTGTTTTCACGACTAAATCCGGTGATCCTGTTATATTCCGCCCCACAG GTTTAAATCGCTATTTCACTCTTTGCTCCAATGAATTTCTGGCATTGGGTGGAGGTGGACACTTTGCACTGTATTTGGATGGTGATCT ATTGAACGGATCAAGTTCTGTTTCAGAAACATATGGTAATCCTTGTCTTGCACAATCCGAAGACTTTGAAGTGAAGGAAGTTGAG TTGTGGGGCTTTGTATATGCTTCAAAGCATGAGGAAATACTTTCTTTAAGCCGAATGGAGGCTCCTGGGATTTGCCGTTGGTAA
- the LOC121248527 gene encoding LOW QUALITY PROTEIN: asparagine synthetase [glutamine-hydrolyzing] 3-like (The sequence of the model RefSeq protein was modified relative to this genomic sequence to represent the inferred CDS: inserted 1 base in 1 codon), translated as MCGILAVFGCTENSQAKRSRIIELSRRLRHRGPDWSGLHCHGDCYLAHQRLAIVDPTSGDQPLYNEDKTVIVTVNGEIYNHKQLREKLKSHQFRTGSDCEVIAHLYEEYGENFVDMLDGMFSFVLLDTRDKSFIAARDAIGITXLYIGWGFDGSVWFASEMKALSDDCERFMSFLPGHIYSSKQGGLKRWYNPPWYLENVPSTPYDPILLREAFEKAVTKRLMTDVPFGVLLSGGLDSSLVASVASRHMAESEAACQWGSQLHTFCIGLKGSPDLKAAREVADYLGTRHHEFHFTVQEGIDALEEVIYHIETYDVTTVRASTPMFLMSRKIKSLGVKMVLSGEGSDEIFGGYLYFHKAPNKEEFHQETCQKIKALHLYDCLRANKSTSAWGVEARVPFLDKEFINIAMSIDPEWKMVRPDLGRIEKWILRNAFDDEQNPHLPKHILYRQKEQFSDGVGYSWIDGLKDHANKQVTDVMLMHASFIYPENTPVTKEAYYYRAIFEKFFPKNAARSTVPGGPSVACSTAKAVEWDASWSKHPDPSGRAALGVHAAAYEEEVDVKNANLINGSPQKLEGFVDKATTVV; from the exons ATGTGTGGAATACTCGCTGTCTTTGGTTGCACCGAAAATTCTCAGGCCAAACGCTCCCGGATCATCGAATTGTCTaggag GTTGCGCCATAGAGGTCCTGATTGGAGCGGTCTGCACTGTCATGGCGATTGTTATCTTGCTCATCAACGATTGGCTATTGTAGACCCAACTTCAGGAGATCAACCACTTTACAACGAAGACAAGACAGTAATTGTCACG GTTAATGGTGAGATATACAACCACAAACAATTAAGAGAAAAGTTGAAGTCTCATCAGTTTCGAACTGGAAGCGACTGTGAAGTGATTGCCCATCTT TATGAAGAGTATGGGGAAAATTTTGTGGACATGTTGGATGGCATGTTCTCCTTTGTCCTTCTTGACACTCGAGACAAAAGTTTTATTGCAGCACGTGATGCGATTGGAATTA CACTTTACATCGGTTGGGGTTTTGATG GGTCAGTATGGTTTGCATCAGAAATGAAGGCTTTGAGCGATGATTGTGAAAGATTCATGTCTTTTCTTCCTGGTCATATATATTCTAGCAAACAGG GAGGCCTTAAAAGATGGTATAACCCACCATGGTATTTGGAGAACGTACCCTCAACTCCATATGATCCCATACTTCTACGTGAGGCCTTTGAGAAG GCTGTGACAAAGAGACTCATGACTGATGTGCCATTTGGTGTACTTTTATCTGGAGGACTGGACTCCTCTCTTGTTGCTTCTGTGGCTAGCCGCCATATGGCAGAATCAGAAGCTGCTTGTCAGTGGGGATCACAGCTACACACATTTTGCATTGGTTTGAAG GGTTCTCCAGACCTGAAAGCTGCCAGAGAGGTGGCAGATTATCTTGGAACTCGTCATCATGAATTTCACTTCACTGTTCAG GAAGGCATAGACGCACTTGAGGAAGTCATTTACCATATTGAGACATATGATGTGACCACTGTCAGAGCCAGTACACCAATGTTTCTTATGTCTCGGAAAATTAAGTCTTTGGGAGTGAAAATGGTTCTTTCTGGAGAAGGATcagatgagatttttggtgGTTACTTGTACTTCCACAAGGCACCTAACAAGGAGGAGTTTCACCAAGAAACATGTCAAAAG ATTAAAGCTCTTCATCTCTATGACTGCCTGAGGGCCAATAAATCAACTTCAGCTTGGGGTGTTGAAGCTCGAGTACCCTTTTTAGATAAAGAATTCATCAACATTGCTATGAGCATTGATCCTGAGTGGAAAATG GTTAGACCTGATCTTGGGAGAATTGAGAAGTGGATCCTACGCAATGCATTTGATGATGAACAGAACCCACATTTGCCAAAG CACATATTGTACAGGCAGAAGGAACAGTTTAGTGATGGTGTTGGGTACAGTTGGATTGACGGCTTGAAGGATCATGCAAACAAGCAA GTAACAGATGTAATGTTGATGCATGCAAGCTTTATTTACCCTGAAAACACTCCTGTGACAAAGGAAGCATACTACTATCGAGCTATATTTGAGAAGTTCTTTCCTAAG AATGCTGCTAGGTCAACAGTTCCTGGGGGTCCAAGTGTAGCATGCAGTACTGCAAAAGCTGTGGAATGGGATGCCTCATGGTCAAAACATCCTGATCCATCTGGTCGTGCAGCACTTGGTGTTCATGCAGCCGCATATGAGGAAGAAGTGGATGTCAAGAATGCCAATCTGATAAATGGCTCCCCTCAAAAACTTGAAGGGTTTGTGGACAAAGCTACAACAGTTGTTTGA
- the LOC121248862 gene encoding protein FAR1-RELATED SEQUENCE 5-like, whose protein sequence is MCSLLPVLTLWMIAAPTNATFSTTFMYPPSTNAESSGHVQQTNQPPPMPHFSTTSCPPSTNTEDSIRPKQMDSPLSSTGEDMGSFENTPSSAETKADDIIQENSDNDRIEEEPKPGMKFVTDHELMAYYMRYVKQQGFGVITQRMKREANGRVKYLTIGCAQGGKYHPSHSNISRPRPTIKTDCKARINAHLVEGSWVVTTVEIAHNHSTVSPQKSRFFRSHKCLDEYSQRMLDLNDRAGIRMNKNFGALMVDAGGFENLQFQEKYCRNFIDKTRQLRLGKGGGEALTEYFKRMRLQNDNFVYVIDVDEELRLRNVFWADAHSRAAYEYFGDVITFDTTYLTNRYGMPFAPFVGVNHHGQSILLGAGLISSEDTNTFVWLFPAWLECMDGRAPKVIITDQDRAMKSAIAVVFPHTRHRYCLWHIMRKLPEKLGSHAAFDAGLKTAIQNALYDSQICGEFEEKWGQFIQKYDVGENAWLQGLYNERSFWVPVYLKGVFWAGMSTTQRYENMNTFFDAFVHSSTTLKEFID, encoded by the exons atgtgttCGTTGTTACCCGTTCTAACACTGTGGATGATTGCAGCCCCCACAAATGCCACATTTTCAACAACTTTCATGTACCCTCCGTCGACTAATGCGGAGAGTTCGGGCCATGTTCAACAAACGAACCAG CCCCCACCAATGCCACATTTTTCAACAACGTCATGCCCTCCGTCGACTAATACGGAGGACTCGATCCGTCCCAAACAAATGGATAGCCCTTTGTCGAGTACCGGAGAGGACATGGGAAGCTTTGAAAATACCCCAAGTAGTGCAGAGACAAAAGCCGATGacataattcaagaaaattctgATAATGACCGAATTGAGGAGGAGCCCAAACCTGGTATGAAGTTTGTCACTGATCATGAGCTTATGGCCTATTACATGAGATATGTCAAACAACAAGGTTTTGGTGTTATAACACAAAGGATGAAGAGAGAGGCTAATGGGAGGGTGAAGTATTTGACGATTGGGTGTGCACAAGGTGGCAAGTACCATCCTAGCCATAGTAATATCTCGAGGCCACGCCCAACTATTAAAACGGATTGTAAGGCACGGATAAATGCTCACTTGGTGGAGGGTAGTTGGGTGGTGACCACTGTTGAGATTGCCCATAATCATAGTACTGTCAGCCCACAAAAGTCTAGATTTTTTAGATCTCATAAGTGTTTAGACGAATACAGCCAGAGGATGCTTGATTTGAACGACAGGGCAGGTATTCGAATGAACAAGAATTTCGGGGCACTTATGGTTGATGCGGGGGGGTTCGAGAATCTGcagtttcaagaaaaatattgtcgTAATTTTATTGACAAAACCAGACAATTAAGGCTGGGTAAAGGTGGTGGCGAAGCACTTACTGAGTACTTCAAGAGGATGAGGTTGCAGAATGATAAttttgtttatgtgattgatgTGGATGAGGAGTTGAGGTTGAGAAATGTGTTCTGGGCTGACGCACATAGTAGAGCGGCGTACGAGTATTTCGGAGATGTGATCACCTTCGATACGACATACCTGACAAATAGATACGGTATGCCGTTTGCTCCATTTGTTGGGGTAAATCATCATGGGCAGTCTATATTATTAGGGGCTGGCTTGATTTCAAGCGAAGACACAAATACTTTTGTGTGGTTGTTTCCCGCATGGTTGGAGTGCATGGATGGTCGCGCTCCAAAAGTAATCATAACAGACCAAGACCGAGCAATGAAGAGTGCTATTGCAGTGGTCTTCCCACACACTCGCCATAGATATTGTTTATGGCATATAATGCGAAAACTGCCTGAGAAATTGGGATCTCACGCTGCCTTCGATGCAGGGTTGAAAACTGCCATCCAGAATGCCCTATATGATTCACAGATATGTGGTGAATTTGAGGAGAAGTGGGGGCAATTTATTCAGAAGTATGACGTAGGTGAAAATGCATGGCTGCAAGGGTTGTACAATGAGAGGTCGTTTTGGGTACCAGTTTACCTTAAGGGAGTTTTTTGGGCTGGTATGAGCACCACACAGCGTTATGAAAACATGAATACTTTTTTCGATGCTTTTGTGCATTCTAGTACAACATTGAAAGAATTCATCGATTAA
- the LOC121248863 gene encoding protein FAR1-RELATED SEQUENCE 1-like — MRGIVCRHALNVCQMNKIHALSEKYVLDRWRKDLKRRYTMVKSSYDDLRQNADSGRYELVVKRCSKLATHVSSSDAHATAFMLHLDEFENKFKGLTQESSSTKVTETVQTDKGKKILSPHVVQGKGRPPTKRKVPPVEKAVTRRKKKQTRRKIFDNTSEQCEVSEAPESGQIPSACNDDFVVLTQCSTVAQPTPPENE; from the exons ATGAGAGGAATTGTCTGTAGACATGCATTGAACGTTTGTCAGATGAATAAGATTCATGCGCTATCGGAGAAGTATGTCTTGgatcgatggaggaaggacTTAAAGAGAAGATACACAATGGTAAAAAGTAGCTACGATGACTTACGGCAAAATGCAGATTCAGGGAGGTATGAGCTTGTGGTGAAACGATGTTCCAAATTAGCAACCCATGTATCGTCGAGTGATGCCCATGCTACTGCATTCATGCTCCACTTGGATGAGTTTGAGAATAAATTTAAAGGATTAACACAAGAATCCAGTTCAACAAAAGTAACAGAGACTGTGCAGACAGACAAgggtaagaaaatattaagcccaCATGTTGTCCAAGGGAAAGGGAGGCCgccaacaaaaagaaaggttCCACCTGTGGAGAAGGCTGTGACTAGGCGAAAGAAGAAACag aCACGCCggaaaatatttgataataCATCCGAGCAATGTGAGGTGTCGGAAGCTCCAGAAAGTGGTCAG ATACCCAGTGCATGCAATGATGATTTTGTTGTTCTAACACAATGCAGTACTGTCGCACAACCAACGCCACCTGAAAATGAGTAG